From Kwoniella dendrophila CBS 6074 chromosome 11, complete sequence, a single genomic window includes:
- a CDS encoding nucleoside diphosphate kinase yields the protein MSTTEQTYIMIKPDGVQRGLVGEIIARFEKRGFKLAALKLASPSKEHLEKHYADLSDKKFFPGLIKYMLSGPVVCMVWEGLDAVKTGRVMLGATNPLASAPGTIRGDYALQVGMNVCHGSDSVENGQKEIALWFPEGVSQYKLDAQAWIYEA from the exons ATGTCTACCACCGAACAAACCTACATTATGATCAA ACCCGACGGTGTCCAAAGAGGACTCGTCGGTGAAATCATCGCCAGATTCGAGAAAAGAGGTTTCAAG CTCGCTGCCCTCAAGCTTGCTTCTCCTTCCAAA GAACACCTCGAAAAACACTACGCTGATCTTTCCGACAAAAAATTCTTCCCAGGGCTTATCAAATACA TGCTTTCCGGTCCTGTAGTCTGTATGGTTTGGGAAGGTCTTGATGCCGTTAAGACCGGTAGAGTCATGTTAGGTGCTACCAACCCTCTCGCTTCTGCTCCAGGTACAATCAGAGGTGATTACGCTTTACAAGTTGGTATGAACGTTTGTCACGGTTCAGATTCAGTTGAAAACggtcaaaaagaaattgcCCTTTGGTTCCC AGAGGGTGTTTCCCAATACAAGCTTGATGCTCAAGCTTGGATCTACGAAGCTTAA